From the Corythoichthys intestinalis isolate RoL2023-P3 chromosome 13, ASM3026506v1, whole genome shotgun sequence genome, one window contains:
- the LOC130929222 gene encoding cyclin-dependent kinase inhibitor 1-like isoform X1, with product MESRDMAIEMPSTSTSRSEISRLGSVEALRLKVGPVRRNLFGPVDHRQLREDFQRLLSMSVDAANKRWNYDFRRDVPGTGGDVQWEEVPREDVPVFYHGKPARRNSASSGQGSPMSDSSSGSEAEYLEVTTRGYYRLQRPEKRRQASITDFFKVKRRRLLHYKSSSRQ from the exons GGATATGGCGATAGAAATGCCATCAACATCGACAAGCCGCTCTGAAATTTCGCGCCTGGGTAGCGTAGAGGCCCTGAGACTAAAAGTTGGCCCGGTGCGCCGCAATCTCTTCGGCCCCGTGGACCACCGGCAGCTCCGCGAGGACTTCCAACGGCTCCTGAGCATGAGCGTCGACGCGGCCAACAAGCGGTGGAACTACGACTTCCGCCGGGACGTGCCGGGAACTGGTGGCGACGTCCAATGGGAGGAAGTCCCGAGAGAAGACGTGCCGGTGTTCTATCACGGCAAGCCCGCCAGACGGAATTCCGCCTCTTCGGGACAGGGGTCCCCAATGTCCGACAGTTCTTCCGGATCCGAGGCCGAGTACCTTGAAGTCACCACCAGGGGGTACTACCGGCTGCAACGGCCTGAAAAACGCAGACAAGCTTCCATCACGG ATTTCTTCAAGGTGAAGAGACGGAGGCTTCTACATTACAAGTCCTCATCCCGGCAGTAG
- the LOC130929222 gene encoding cyclin-dependent kinase inhibitor 1-like isoform X2, with protein MAIEMPSTSTSRSEISRLGSVEALRLKVGPVRRNLFGPVDHRQLREDFQRLLSMSVDAANKRWNYDFRRDVPGTGGDVQWEEVPREDVPVFYHGKPARRNSASSGQGSPMSDSSSGSEAEYLEVTTRGYYRLQRPEKRRQASITDFFKVKRRRLLHYKSSSRQ; from the exons ATGGCGATAGAAATGCCATCAACATCGACAAGCCGCTCTGAAATTTCGCGCCTGGGTAGCGTAGAGGCCCTGAGACTAAAAGTTGGCCCGGTGCGCCGCAATCTCTTCGGCCCCGTGGACCACCGGCAGCTCCGCGAGGACTTCCAACGGCTCCTGAGCATGAGCGTCGACGCGGCCAACAAGCGGTGGAACTACGACTTCCGCCGGGACGTGCCGGGAACTGGTGGCGACGTCCAATGGGAGGAAGTCCCGAGAGAAGACGTGCCGGTGTTCTATCACGGCAAGCCCGCCAGACGGAATTCCGCCTCTTCGGGACAGGGGTCCCCAATGTCCGACAGTTCTTCCGGATCCGAGGCCGAGTACCTTGAAGTCACCACCAGGGGGTACTACCGGCTGCAACGGCCTGAAAAACGCAGACAAGCTTCCATCACGG ATTTCTTCAAGGTGAAGAGACGGAGGCTTCTACATTACAAGTCCTCATCCCGGCAGTAG